GTGGCTTAAAAATAATCTGCCAAATGCAGTATTGGTTGAAACATCCTCAACCGCAGTGGCAGCCCAAACAGTTGTTGACGACCCTGATGCAGCGGCCATCGCAAGTGAAAATGCAGCGGAACTCTACGACCTGAAGATAGTGGAAAAAAAGATTGAAGACCATTTGAATAATCTTACAAGGTTTCTTGTAGTAGGCAAGACATCGCCTAAAAAGACAGGCAGTGACAAGACATCAATATTATTCTCCGTAAAGGATTCGCCGGGCATATTGTTTAAGATGCTCAAACCGTTTGCTGAAAGAGGCATAAACCTTACAAAGATAGAGTCTAGGCCTCAGAAGAAGAAGGCATGGGAATATATATTCTTCCTTGATATGGATGGGCATATATCTGATGAAAAGGTGTCAGATGCGCTTAAAGAACTTGAAACAAACTGCTCATTTGTGAAGGTTTTGGGCTCATATCCGAAGGGCATGGCGAAATGAGAGAAGTCTTATTTCAAAAAATTGCCCATGAATATCTGAAGGATGTCATCCCGACCTTGAAAAATTTTTTAGGCAAGGGGATTGCGGATTTGAAGGAGTTTATTAACCATGTCCAAAATGGAAATAGATAAAATTAAAGAACTTCTTGCGAAAGATGAACGGGTCGTTTTCGCTTATCTTTTTGGTTCAAGGGCAAAGGGTATGGCTTCTGAAAAAAGCGATTTTGATATAGCGGTCTATGCAGCAGATGCCCATCTATGGCTTAATTTCTATATAGAAGCCGATATAGCGCAACTTCTTAAAACCGATGATGTGCAGGTTTTCATTTTAAACAGGCTGTATGAGCCGCTTTTTGGATTTGAGATTATAAAAAATGGAATACTGTTGGTTGATAAAGAACAGGAAAAACGGATTGAGTTTGAATCTCGAATTTTAGGGCAGTATCACGACTGGCAGTATTTTGCAAAAAGGCATATGGAGGCTGAAGGGTGGCAATATCAATGAAAAAACTAGTTTCAGCCGAGATTGAAGCAATCGTGCCGTATCCGCCGGGCAAACCCATTGAAGAGGTTGAAAGGGACTATGGTATAAAAGGCTCTATAAAACTTGCATCCAATGAGAACCCGCTTGGACCTTCTCCAAAGGCTGCTCTTGCGGTTTCAAAGGCACTCAATAACCTTAACAGGTATCCTGACGGCGGATGTTATTATCTTAAAGAGAAACTTGCAAAACATCTGGGGGTAGTTCCTTCTAACCTTATCATAGGCAATGGTTCAAATGAGATTATTGAACTCGTTATAAGGACATTCTTGCAGGCAGGCGAAGAGGCTGTAATGGGGAATCCTTCGTTTGCTGTATATCCCCTTGCGGTTCCTGCTGCAGGCGGCAGAAATTGCTTAGTGCCATTAAAGGATTTAACACATGATATTGATGCGATGTCTCGTGCAATAACAGAAAATACAAAGATTGTATTCATCGCAAACCCGAATAATCCTACAGGGACAATGATAACAGGGCAGCAACTTGATGCGTTTGTAGAGAAACTCCCTGATGATACCATCCTTGTTTTAGATGAGGCATATTATGAGTTTGTTACTAGAAGGGATTTCCCAACCTCTATGGAGTATCTTAACTGTAATAAAAATGTTGTGATACTGCGGACATTCTCAAAGATATACGGACTTGCAGGACTGCGCATCGGCTACGGTATCACATCTGAAAAACTTGTATCTTATATGAATAAGGTCCGACAGCCTTTTAATGTAAACAGTCTTGCACAAATCGCTGCAATGGCTGCATTGGACGATGATGAGCATTTGAAAAAATCTCAGAAGAATAATCAGGACGGGTTGAAATATCTTTTCAACGAACTTTCTGCAATGGGACTTGAATGTGTTCCAACACAGGCAAACTTTTTTCTTGTAAAGGTCGGCAACGGCAAGGGTGTGTATGAAGGTCTGCTGAAACAGGGTGTGATTGTCCGACCAATGGCAAGTTACGGTATGGGAGAATACATCAGGGTTACAGTGGGCTTGCCTGAGGAAAACGAAAGGTTTGTAGAGGCCATTAGAAAAACAGGGGCTAGGGGCTAGTTGTCAGGGGTTAGTTTTTTTACTAATCCCTAAACCCTAATCTCTAACCCCTGCATTTAAACGGAGGTTTTTATGATAGTTGTTATAAAGCCTGATGCTACAAAAAAAGAGATAGACCATATTATTGAAAGGATAAAACACCTTGGGCTTTCCGTTCATATATCAGAAGGTAAGGAAAGGACAATAATAGGTGCAATAGGTGATGAATCTGTTTTAGAAGAGCATCCTATTGACATGCTACCGGGAGTGGAAAAGGTTATGCCAATATTAAAACCATATAAACTTGTAAGCAGAGAATTTCAAAAAGAGGACACCATAATAAATGTAAGCGGCATAAAAATCGGTGGAAAACAGGTGCATGTGATTGCTGGTCCGTGCAGTGTTGAGACAAGGGATATTCTGATACAAACAGCCCAAAAGATAAAAAAGACAGGGGCAAGATTCTTACGCGGCGGCGCATTTAAACCCAGAACATCGCCTTATGCATTTCAGGGGCTTGGCGAGGAAGGGCTTGTTTATCTCTCTGAGACGAAAAAGAAGACAGGCATGCCTGTTGTTACAGAACTACTTGACCCACGGGATACTGAAATGGTCTATAAGCATGCGGATATAATCCAGATAGGGGCGCGGAATATGCAAAACTTCAGGCTCTTAACAGAGGTTGGAAAACTGGATAAACCAGTTTTGCTGAAAAGGGGACTCTCTGCAACAATAAAAGAATTTTTGATGTCTGCAGAATATATAGCATCACAGGGGAATAGAAAAATCATCCTTTGTGAAAGGGGCATAAGGACATTTGAGACGGCATTAAGGAATACACTTGACTTGAGCGCAGTGCCTGTCCTGAAAGAAGAAACGCATCTGCCTGTTTTTATAGACCCGAGTCATGCTGTTGGAAGATGGGGTATGGTTGCGCCCCTTTCAAAGGCAGCAGTTGCTGTTGGTGCGGATGGACTGATGATAGAGGTGCATGCAGACCCTGAAAATGCCCTCTGTGACGGAAGCCAGTCACTTACGCCAGATAACTTCGCAAAACTCATGAGGGAACTCAAAAAGGTTGCATCAGCAGTTGGAAGGACGATGTAAATGAAAGGGGCAAGAGGCAAGGGGCAAGGGGCAAAGGAAATACGCTTCAACAAAGTTGCAATAATCGGCGTTGGGCTGATTGGCGGCTCTATTGCAATTGTATTAAGGCAAAATGGGATTACAAATAATATTATCGGCATTGGCAGAGGCATAAAAAATCTTGAGACAGCAAAAAAACTGGGGGTTATTGATGAATATACTCAAGATGCAAAACAAGGTGTTAAGGATGCTGATTTAGTTATTGTTGCAACACCTGTTGCAGGCATCGCAAAGATTGTTAAAGAAATATCACCCTCTCTAAAAAAAGGCACAATAATCACTGATGTAGGCAGCGTTAAAAGAAACATAGTTGTTCAAATTGAATCTTTCCTTCCTGATGCAATTCACTTTGTCGCAGGACATCCAGTAGCAGGCACTGAAAATGCAGGCGCTGCCGCAGCCTTCCCATCTTTATTCCAAAACAGAAAATGCATACTCACACCGACAAAAAAAACAAATCCGCAGGCACTTGAAA
This genomic window from Deltaproteobacteria bacterium contains:
- a CDS encoding nucleotidyltransferase domain-containing protein, whose product is MSKMEIDKIKELLAKDERVVFAYLFGSRAKGMASEKSDFDIAVYAADAHLWLNFYIEADIAQLLKTDDVQVFILNRLYEPLFGFEIIKNGILLVDKEQEKRIEFESRILGQYHDWQYFAKRHMEAEGWQYQ
- the aroF gene encoding 3-deoxy-7-phosphoheptulonate synthase, giving the protein MIVVIKPDATKKEIDHIIERIKHLGLSVHISEGKERTIIGAIGDESVLEEHPIDMLPGVEKVMPILKPYKLVSREFQKEDTIINVSGIKIGGKQVHVIAGPCSVETRDILIQTAQKIKKTGARFLRGGAFKPRTSPYAFQGLGEEGLVYLSETKKKTGMPVVTELLDPRDTEMVYKHADIIQIGARNMQNFRLLTEVGKLDKPVLLKRGLSATIKEFLMSAEYIASQGNRKIILCERGIRTFETALRNTLDLSAVPVLKEETHLPVFIDPSHAVGRWGMVAPLSKAAVAVGADGLMIEVHADPENALCDGSQSLTPDNFAKLMRELKKVASAVGRTM
- a CDS encoding histidinol-phosphate transaminase, which codes for MKKLVSAEIEAIVPYPPGKPIEEVERDYGIKGSIKLASNENPLGPSPKAALAVSKALNNLNRYPDGGCYYLKEKLAKHLGVVPSNLIIGNGSNEIIELVIRTFLQAGEEAVMGNPSFAVYPLAVPAAGGRNCLVPLKDLTHDIDAMSRAITENTKIVFIANPNNPTGTMITGQQLDAFVEKLPDDTILVLDEAYYEFVTRRDFPTSMEYLNCNKNVVILRTFSKIYGLAGLRIGYGITSEKLVSYMNKVRQPFNVNSLAQIAAMAALDDDEHLKKSQKNNQDGLKYLFNELSAMGLECVPTQANFFLVKVGNGKGVYEGLLKQGVIVRPMASYGMGEYIRVTVGLPEENERFVEAIRKTGARG
- a CDS encoding prephenate dehydrogenase/arogenate dehydrogenase family protein, with product MRFNKVAIIGVGLIGGSIAIVLRQNGITNNIIGIGRGIKNLETAKKLGVIDEYTQDAKQGVKDADLVIVATPVAGIAKIVKEISPSLKKGTIITDVGSVKRNIVVQIESFLPDAIHFVAGHPVAGTENAGAAAAFPSLFQNRKCILTPTKKTNPQALEKIKRLWEIAGSEVILMDAEKHDRVLSAVSHLPHVVAYALVNTVAGINDFSENIVQYSAGGFKDFTRIASSPPEMWRDICLLNKDAILDVVSRFKEVLKNLETMIENADADALAKEFEKAKKVNS